One part of the Niveispirillum cyanobacteriorum genome encodes these proteins:
- a CDS encoding 2-keto-4-pentenoate hydratase, translating into MDLINQCASTLDAAAVAACATAQFSTTGIALTLEQAYAVQTALVARRVERGGRIVGVKMGFTSRAKAIQMGVHDQIWGRLTADMEVADGGSLRFGLFVHPRVEPEVAFRLKAPLSGIVTPEQALAAVDGVAAALEIIDSRYRDFKFSLADVVADNASSAAFVVGPWQEPGTDLRALDMIMSINGQPRQTGSSAAILGDPMLSLVAAARLAGDAGITLQPGWIILAGAATAAEALAPGDHVTLEAQELGRVEFQMTAEGSAE; encoded by the coding sequence ATGGACCTGATCAATCAATGCGCCTCCACGCTGGATGCCGCCGCCGTCGCGGCGTGTGCCACGGCGCAGTTCTCCACCACCGGCATCGCTCTGACCCTTGAGCAGGCCTATGCGGTGCAGACGGCACTGGTGGCCCGCCGGGTGGAACGCGGGGGCCGCATTGTCGGGGTGAAGATGGGTTTCACCAGTCGGGCCAAGGCCATCCAGATGGGGGTCCATGACCAGATCTGGGGACGGCTGACCGCCGATATGGAGGTGGCCGATGGCGGCAGCCTGCGCTTTGGACTTTTTGTGCATCCGCGTGTCGAGCCGGAAGTAGCCTTCCGCCTGAAGGCACCGCTGTCCGGCATTGTGACACCCGAACAGGCGCTGGCCGCAGTCGATGGTGTTGCCGCTGCGTTGGAGATCATCGACAGCCGCTATCGCGATTTCAAATTCTCCCTGGCCGATGTGGTGGCGGACAATGCCTCTTCCGCCGCATTTGTTGTGGGCCCCTGGCAAGAACCGGGGACCGACCTGCGCGCACTGGACATGATCATGTCCATCAATGGTCAGCCACGGCAGACAGGCAGCAGTGCAGCTATCCTGGGCGATCCGATGCTGTCGCTGGTGGCGGCCGCCCGGCTGGCCGGTGACGCCGGCATCACGCTTCAGCCCGGCTGGATCATCCTGGCCGGGGCGGCGACGGCGGCAGAGGCCCTGGCCCCTGGTGACCATGTGACGCTGGAAGCCCAGGAACTGGGCCGCGTCGAATTTCAGATGACGGCAGAAGGATCGGCAGAATGA
- a CDS encoding RidA family protein — MSSDAMVIEGRAVPRGRFPHFRRAGDFIFVSGTSSRRPDNSIAGASVDHLGATDLDIRAQTRAVIENIGGILEAAGASLRDVVEVSTFLVDMNDFHGYNQVYGEYFDQEGPARTTVAVHQLPHPHLRIEIKAVAYKPLKGGTPC; from the coding sequence ATGAGCAGCGATGCCATGGTCATCGAGGGTCGGGCGGTACCCAGGGGACGCTTTCCCCATTTCCGCCGGGCCGGCGATTTCATCTTCGTTTCCGGCACCAGTTCACGGCGCCCCGACAATTCTATTGCCGGCGCCTCGGTCGATCATCTGGGTGCGACCGACCTCGATATCCGTGCCCAGACGCGGGCGGTGATTGAGAATATCGGCGGCATTCTGGAAGCGGCGGGCGCCAGCCTGCGCGACGTGGTGGAGGTCTCTACCTTCCTGGTCGATATGAATGATTTCCACGGGTACAACCAGGTCTATGGCGAATATTTCGACCAGGAGGGGCCGGCGCGGACGACCGTGGCGGTACACCAACTGCCGCACCCGCATCTGCGCATCGAGATCAAGGCCGTGGCCTATAAGCCCCTGAAGGGAGGGACCCCATGCTGA
- a CDS encoding 3-hydroxyanthranilate 3,4-dioxygenase — translation MLTYGLPLNFAKWIEEHQHLLRPPVGNAQIWSNADFIVTVVGGPNQRTDYHVDPLEEFFYQIKGDMVLRLWIDGAPKDVPIREGEIFLLPPNVPHSPQRPVEGSVGLVIERQRPDGLLDAFQWYCDGCGSIVHKAEVQLSSIVKDLPPIFQSFYDSVEKRTCPSCGTIHPGKVAKAGAA, via the coding sequence ATGCTGACCTATGGCCTGCCTCTGAACTTCGCGAAATGGATTGAGGAGCATCAGCATCTGCTGCGCCCCCCGGTCGGCAATGCCCAGATCTGGTCGAACGCCGACTTCATCGTCACGGTCGTGGGCGGCCCCAATCAGCGCACCGACTACCATGTCGATCCGCTGGAGGAGTTCTTCTACCAGATCAAGGGCGACATGGTTCTGCGCCTGTGGATCGACGGCGCGCCAAAGGATGTGCCGATCCGCGAGGGGGAGATTTTCCTGCTGCCCCCGAATGTTCCGCATTCACCGCAGCGCCCCGTCGAAGGCTCGGTCGGCCTGGTGATCGAACGGCAGCGGCCCGACGGTCTGCTGGACGCATTCCAATGGTACTGCGATGGCTGCGGCAGCATCGTCCACAAGGCGGAGGTGCAGTTGTCCAGCATCGTCAAGGACCTGCCGCCGATCTTCCAGTCTTTTTATGACAGCGTGGAAAAGCGCACCTGCCCGTCCTGCGGCACCATCCATCCCGGCAAGGTCGCCAAGGCAGGTGCGGCATGA
- a CDS encoding amidohydrolase family protein: MKIIDMHSHFVPENWPDLADRFGTPRNWPWMRHEGGGKAMIMVGEEEFRPIDERCWSGPAKLEDMDRDGVDIQIMSATPVLFGYTRPAEQALDCAKLFNDAARDICAADPARLKSLCQVPLQDIDKSCAEVSRAMKDGHVGVQIGNHVGEKNLDDAGIVTFLHHCADIGAPVLVHPWDMMARERMPKYMLAWLVGMPAETQLSILSLIMSGAFERLPKSLTLCFAHGGGSFPYLLGRVDNAWTHRDIVRKDCPNLPSSYVDRFFVDSAVFNQAALSLLVATMGEDRVMLGSDYPFPLGEQRVGALVRGHDGLSAPAKAKIMGGNAARFFGL, from the coding sequence ATGAAAATCATCGACATGCACAGCCATTTCGTGCCGGAGAACTGGCCCGATCTGGCCGACCGCTTCGGCACGCCGCGCAACTGGCCCTGGATGCGTCATGAAGGCGGTGGCAAGGCCATGATCATGGTAGGGGAGGAGGAATTCCGCCCCATTGATGAACGCTGCTGGTCCGGCCCCGCCAAGCTGGAGGACATGGACCGCGACGGTGTCGATATCCAGATCATGTCGGCCACGCCCGTCCTGTTCGGTTACACGCGTCCCGCCGAACAGGCGCTGGATTGTGCCAAGCTGTTCAACGATGCCGCCCGCGACATCTGCGCCGCCGACCCGGCCCGCCTGAAATCGCTGTGTCAGGTGCCCTTGCAGGATATCGACAAATCCTGTGCCGAGGTCAGCCGCGCCATGAAGGATGGCCATGTCGGGGTGCAGATCGGCAACCATGTCGGGGAGAAGAACCTGGATGATGCCGGCATCGTCACCTTCTTGCACCATTGCGCCGATATCGGGGCCCCCGTCCTGGTCCATCCCTGGGACATGATGGCGCGTGAACGCATGCCGAAATACATGCTGGCCTGGCTGGTCGGCATGCCGGCGGAAACCCAGCTGTCGATCCTGTCGCTGATCATGTCGGGTGCCTTCGAACGGCTGCCGAAAAGCCTGACACTGTGTTTCGCGCATGGCGGCGGCAGTTTCCCCTATCTGCTGGGTCGGGTCGACAATGCCTGGACCCACCGTGACATCGTGCGCAAGGATTGTCCCAACCTGCCATCTTCCTATGTCGACCGGTTCTTTGTGGACAGCGCGGTGTTCAATCAGGCGGCCCTGTCGCTGCTGGTCGCCACAATGGGGGAGGACCGGGTGATGCTGGGTTCCGACTATCCGTTCCCGCTGGGGGAACAGCGGGTGGGGGCGCTGGTGCGCGGCCATGACGGCTTGTCGGCTCCGGCCAAGGCCAAGATCATGGGCGGCAATGCCGCACGCTTCTTCGGTCTTTGA
- a CDS encoding efflux RND transporter periplasmic adaptor subunit: protein MQPAASATTKASAKPPGPRSKRSLFRRRNILLGLAILAVATGVYWWQSGGTSGGDAASDVLTTAIDRGNIEDNVTAVGNLQPRDYVDVGTQVSGQLRKVHVEIGQQVNQGDLLAEIDPTVYQTRVEADRAQLENLGAQLTQREAELALAQQQYKRQKNLLAENATSEDTFQNAEKTLRAAEAAVKAVNAQIRQTNSTLRGDEANLGFTKIYAPMSGTVVSQNAKQGQTLNANQSAPIILRIADLSVMTVTTQVSEADVSRLRIGMPAYFTTLGRPDRRWRGTLAKINPTPEVVNNVVLYNALYDVENTGGELMTQMTAQTFFVVAAAENVIRVPVAAFQRPPMRTPGAAGGPQQAGGQPQTGAQGGTPPAGANGERRPRDGAAPAGAPPADAGARERPRMVQVLKADGTVEDRRIMIGVSDRVNAEVVSGLAEGDQVVVGRKPSAGQLKAQQQQQQQNMQRMRPPGML from the coding sequence ATGCAGCCTGCCGCCTCCGCCACGACCAAGGCCTCTGCCAAGCCGCCCGGCCCGCGTTCCAAACGATCCCTGTTCCGCCGCCGTAATATCCTCCTGGGCTTGGCCATTCTGGCCGTTGCTACCGGTGTCTACTGGTGGCAGTCCGGGGGGACGTCGGGCGGCGATGCGGCATCCGATGTGCTGACCACGGCCATCGACCGCGGCAACATCGAAGATAACGTCACCGCCGTCGGCAATTTGCAGCCGCGCGATTACGTGGATGTCGGCACGCAGGTGTCGGGACAGTTGCGCAAGGTGCATGTGGAGATCGGCCAGCAGGTCAATCAGGGCGACCTGCTGGCCGAGATCGACCCCACCGTCTATCAGACGCGCGTGGAGGCTGACCGCGCCCAGCTGGAAAATCTGGGTGCGCAGCTGACGCAGCGTGAGGCCGAACTGGCCCTGGCGCAGCAGCAATATAAGCGGCAGAAGAACCTGCTGGCCGAAAACGCCACCAGCGAAGACACGTTCCAGAACGCGGAAAAGACCCTGCGCGCGGCAGAGGCGGCGGTGAAGGCGGTGAACGCCCAGATCCGCCAGACCAATTCCACCCTGCGCGGGGATGAGGCGAATTTAGGCTTCACGAAGATCTATGCTCCCATGTCGGGCACGGTCGTGTCGCAGAATGCCAAGCAGGGCCAGACCCTGAATGCCAACCAGTCGGCACCCATCATCCTGCGCATCGCCGACCTGTCGGTGATGACGGTAACGACCCAGGTCTCGGAGGCCGACGTGTCGCGCCTGCGCATCGGCATGCCGGCCTATTTCACCACGTTGGGCCGCCCCGACCGCCGCTGGCGCGGAACCTTGGCCAAGATCAACCCGACGCCGGAAGTAGTGAACAATGTCGTCCTCTACAACGCGCTCTATGACGTGGAGAATACGGGCGGCGAATTGATGACGCAGATGACGGCGCAGACCTTCTTCGTCGTTGCCGCCGCCGAGAATGTCATCCGCGTGCCCGTCGCGGCCTTCCAGCGTCCGCCCATGCGGACCCCCGGTGCTGCCGGTGGTCCGCAGCAGGCGGGCGGTCAGCCGCAGACCGGGGCCCAGGGCGGCACGCCGCCCGCCGGTGCCAATGGCGAACGCCGCCCCCGTGACGGTGCTGCCCCCGCCGGCGCCCCGCCCGCCGATGCCGGTGCGCGCGAACGGCCGCGCATGGTGCAGGTGCTGAAGGCCGATGGCACTGTGGAGGATCGCCGCATTATGATCGGCGTCAGCGACCGCGTGAATGCCGAGGTCGTGTCGGGGCTGGCTGAGGGCGATCAGGTGGTGGTGGGCCGCAAGCCGTCCGCCGGCCAGTTGAAGGCCCAGCAGCAACAGCAGCAGCAGAACATGCAGCGCATGCGCCCGCCGGGGATGCTATGA
- a CDS encoding MacB family efflux pump subunit, producing MSTPHSRGDATPLIELVDITKTYSNGEMAVQVLKGISLKIYPGEFVAIMGQSGSGKSTLMNILGCLDRPTTGNYLFDGRDVSTFDRDMLAMLRREAFGFVFQSYNLIPMSTAVENVEVPAIYAGMGKDERHERASELLTTLGLSERMDHRPSQLSGGQQQRVSIARALVNGGQVILADEPTGALDSRSGVEVMKLLSDLAAKGHTVILITHDRDVANNARRLVEIKDGQIVADHPTDHALESPAPPPVAARTIQVPEEGEDTGWTAKEVLEAFRMARRALSANLYRTVLTLLGIVIGVASVVTMLAVGNGSQKAMVERISAMGTNLLVIRPGAPGQRNANGLATLVPDDATAIAKVANVVASVPEYTGGMTARAGNLDYQTQITATSPDVQLARSWEPSSGTFFDQAAMDQYAPVAVIGQTVANILFPGQDPVGRYILLRNVPFQVIGVMSPKGASPVGQDQDDVVFVPLTTGSYRLFGRRDLRSITVLVDDLAVIDETQAMITSLLTTRHQAEDFQIRNTASFIDTLSAMRETMTILLGSIAAISLLVGGIGVMNIMLVNVTERTREIGIRMATGARARHVMQQFLLEALLVSALGGVIGVVLGIGVSLFLTIFKVDIQLTLPPMLLAFSCAFATGLIFGYTPARRAALLDPVVALAAD from the coding sequence ATGAGTACGCCGCACAGCCGGGGCGACGCCACCCCCCTGATCGAACTGGTGGACATCACCAAGACCTATTCCAACGGGGAGATGGCGGTACAGGTGCTGAAAGGCATCTCGCTGAAAATCTATCCCGGTGAATTCGTCGCCATCATGGGACAGTCAGGGTCGGGCAAATCGACCCTGATGAACATCCTGGGCTGCCTGGATCGGCCGACGACGGGCAATTACCTGTTCGACGGGCGCGACGTCTCCACCTTCGACCGCGACATGCTGGCCATGCTGCGGCGGGAAGCGTTCGGCTTCGTGTTCCAGTCCTATAACCTGATCCCCATGTCCACGGCGGTGGAGAATGTGGAAGTGCCAGCCATCTATGCCGGCATGGGCAAGGATGAGCGGCATGAGCGGGCATCGGAACTGCTGACCACGCTTGGCCTGTCCGAACGCATGGACCACAGGCCCAGCCAGCTGTCGGGCGGGCAGCAGCAGCGTGTCTCCATCGCCCGTGCCCTGGTCAATGGCGGTCAGGTCATCCTGGCCGACGAACCGACGGGTGCGCTCGACAGCCGCAGCGGCGTGGAGGTGATGAAGCTCCTCTCCGATCTGGCGGCCAAGGGCCATACCGTGATCCTGATCACCCATGACCGCGACGTGGCCAACAATGCTCGCCGTCTGGTGGAGATCAAGGACGGCCAGATCGTGGCAGACCACCCGACCGACCATGCGCTGGAAAGCCCGGCCCCACCCCCCGTCGCCGCCCGCACCATCCAGGTGCCGGAGGAGGGGGAGGATACGGGCTGGACAGCCAAGGAAGTGCTGGAAGCCTTCCGCATGGCGCGGCGGGCCTTGTCGGCCAATCTTTACCGCACTGTCCTGACCCTGCTGGGCATCGTCATCGGCGTGGCCTCGGTCGTCACCATGCTGGCGGTCGGCAATGGCTCGCAGAAGGCCATGGTGGAACGGATCAGCGCCATGGGCACCAACCTGCTGGTTATCCGGCCCGGTGCACCGGGGCAGCGCAATGCCAACGGGCTTGCTACACTGGTCCCCGATGATGCCACCGCCATCGCCAAGGTGGCCAATGTCGTGGCCTCAGTCCCCGAATATACAGGCGGCATGACGGCACGGGCCGGAAATCTGGACTATCAGACGCAGATCACGGCCACCAGCCCGGATGTACAGTTGGCACGGTCGTGGGAACCGTCCAGCGGCACCTTCTTCGATCAGGCGGCGATGGACCAGTATGCGCCCGTGGCCGTGATTGGGCAGACCGTGGCCAACATCCTGTTCCCCGGACAGGACCCGGTGGGCCGCTATATCCTGCTGCGCAATGTGCCGTTTCAGGTGATCGGGGTGATGTCGCCAAAGGGCGCCAGCCCCGTGGGCCAGGATCAGGATGACGTGGTCTTCGTGCCCCTGACCACCGGGTCCTACCGTCTGTTCGGACGGCGCGACCTGCGCTCCATCACGGTCCTGGTCGATGATCTGGCCGTGATCGATGAAACGCAGGCGATGATCACCAGCCTGCTGACCACGCGCCACCAGGCAGAGGATTTCCAGATCCGCAACACCGCCTCCTTCATCGATACCTTGTCGGCGATGCGGGAGACCATGACCATCCTGCTGGGCTCCATCGCCGCCATCTCCCTGCTGGTGGGCGGGATTGGCGTGATGAACATCATGCTGGTCAATGTCACCGAACGCACGCGGGAGATCGGTATCCGCATGGCGACCGGGGCCCGCGCCCGCCATGTGATGCAGCAATTCCTGCTGGAGGCGCTGCTGGTCTCCGCATTGGGCGGGGTGATCGGCGTGGTGTTGGGCATCGGCGTCTCGCTGTTCCTGACCATTTTCAAGGTCGATATCCAACTGACCTTGCCGCCCATGCTTCTGGCCTTCTCCTGCGCCTTCGCTACCGGCCTGATCTTCGGCTATACGCCCGCCCGCCGGGCGGCGCTGCTGGATCCCGTGGTGGCTTTGGCCGCCGACTGA
- a CDS encoding efflux transporter outer membrane subunit translates to MIVRHSRLFLSLLLSGTLLSGCAQGDYGSTASPIAPPTTWTQADGTNAASPWPAADWWGGFGSAELVSLLADARTANPDLAAAAARLLQADARARAAGADLLPTVNASAGISRQETDLSGAGGRSGRSSANAGLSASYELDFWGANRATADSAAISAAISRLDQETVALTVTSTVANTYFQVLSLRDRIRSAEENLTLAERVMAVVDARFRNGAATALEVAQQRTALTSQRATLPALRQQELAASNALAVLLGRAPADLSLSAKGLGGLGLPATGAGTPADLLERRPDLKAASKQLEAAGADIVAARAALYPSATLNLSGNLTGGGVSSLVNAPTAVANMGLSLAQSLFDGGRRSAQVEVTQARRVELMETYRKAILTGFSDVETALAAARNAEKQRVLQEEAVRLARELFRLAETRYREGATDLLTLLDAQRSLLSAQDQLTQVRLSELQAAIALYRALGGGWSAA, encoded by the coding sequence ATGATCGTCAGACATTCCCGCCTGTTCCTGTCGCTGCTGCTGTCCGGCACCCTTCTGTCGGGCTGCGCGCAGGGCGATTATGGCAGCACGGCCAGCCCTATCGCCCCGCCGACCACCTGGACACAGGCCGATGGTACCAATGCCGCCAGCCCCTGGCCCGCCGCCGATTGGTGGGGTGGTTTCGGATCGGCGGAGCTGGTGTCGCTGCTGGCCGATGCGCGCACGGCCAACCCCGATCTTGCCGCCGCTGCCGCCCGCCTGTTGCAGGCCGATGCCCGCGCCCGCGCGGCGGGGGCCGACCTGCTGCCCACCGTCAATGCCAGTGCTGGCATCAGCCGGCAGGAAACTGACCTGTCCGGTGCTGGCGGACGGTCGGGCCGCAGCAGCGCCAATGCAGGCCTTTCGGCCAGTTACGAGCTGGATTTCTGGGGCGCGAACCGCGCCACCGCCGACAGTGCCGCGATCAGTGCCGCGATCAGCCGGCTGGATCAGGAAACGGTGGCGCTGACCGTTACCTCCACCGTCGCCAACACCTATTTCCAGGTCCTGTCCCTGCGTGACCGTATCCGCAGTGCCGAGGAGAACCTGACCCTGGCCGAACGGGTGATGGCCGTCGTCGATGCCCGCTTCCGCAACGGTGCCGCCACGGCCCTGGAGGTGGCGCAGCAGCGCACGGCCCTGACCAGCCAGCGTGCCACCCTGCCGGCCCTGCGCCAGCAGGAACTGGCGGCATCCAACGCTCTGGCTGTGCTGCTGGGCCGTGCGCCCGCCGATCTGTCGCTGTCTGCCAAAGGTCTGGGCGGGTTGGGTCTGCCGGCCACGGGTGCGGGGACGCCCGCTGATCTGCTGGAACGCCGCCCTGACCTGAAGGCAGCGTCGAAGCAACTGGAAGCCGCCGGCGCCGACATTGTCGCCGCCCGTGCCGCCCTTTACCCGTCCGCCACCCTGAACCTGTCCGGCAATCTGACGGGCGGTGGTGTGTCCAGCCTGGTCAATGCCCCCACCGCCGTCGCGAACATGGGCCTGTCGCTGGCGCAGAGCCTGTTCGACGGTGGCCGCCGCAGCGCGCAGGTGGAGGTGACACAGGCTCGCCGCGTGGAACTGATGGAAACCTACCGCAAGGCCATCCTGACCGGCTTCTCCGATGTTGAAACGGCTCTGGCGGCGGCCCGCAACGCCGAAAAGCAGCGGGTCCTGCAGGAAGAGGCAGTGCGTCTGGCCCGCGAATTGTTCCGGCTGGCCGAAACCCGCTATCGCGAAGGGGCGACCGACCTGCTGACCCTGCTGGACGCCCAACGTTCGCTGCTGTCGGCGCAGGATCAGCTGACGCAGGTTCGCCTGTCGGAGCTGCAGGCGGCCATAGCGCTTTACCGGGCGCTGGGTGGAGGCTGGTCGGCGGCGTGA
- a CDS encoding GGDEF domain-containing protein yields MTAIIDTQLPDGLLDSGGCGLMNEEVLRLRTLDRYQVLDSQPEPQFNRIVTLAKRALRVPIALISLVDEERQWFKARDGLNVEETPRSLAFCDHAIRRRGVMVVEDARLDVRFRDNPLVTGEPGIRFYAGAPLITRDGQALGTVCVIDRVSRSFDDDDRETLTDLAAIVMDELELRLANRELAVLAQTDSLTGSLNRRTFFSLSEREIGRRRRTGCDIAVLVLDIDHFKKINDTYGHSAGDRVLAQFADQIGQTIRVQDVFARLGGEEFGLILPDASLNQAVETGERLRRIVEQTPIHTDAGPIKITVSMGAAMVKPGEGSVEPALQRADQALYRAKHCGRNRVVAA; encoded by the coding sequence ATGACGGCGATCATCGACACCCAACTGCCCGATGGGCTGCTCGACTCCGGGGGGTGCGGCCTGATGAATGAAGAGGTCCTGCGGCTGCGCACGCTTGACCGCTATCAGGTGCTGGACAGTCAGCCGGAGCCGCAGTTCAACCGTATCGTTACCCTGGCCAAGCGGGCGTTGCGTGTCCCCATCGCCCTGATCTCCCTGGTTGATGAGGAGCGTCAATGGTTCAAGGCGCGGGATGGTTTGAACGTTGAGGAAACGCCACGGTCCCTGGCGTTTTGCGATCATGCCATTCGCCGGCGTGGGGTGATGGTGGTGGAGGATGCGCGTCTGGATGTCCGTTTCCGGGACAATCCGCTGGTCACCGGGGAGCCGGGTATCCGGTTTTATGCCGGTGCCCCCCTGATCACCCGGGATGGACAGGCGCTTGGCACCGTCTGCGTTATTGACCGCGTGTCCCGCAGCTTTGACGATGATGATCGCGAAACCCTGACCGATCTGGCCGCCATCGTCATGGATGAGCTTGAGTTGCGTCTGGCCAATCGCGAACTGGCGGTGCTGGCACAGACGGACTCCCTGACCGGGTCCCTGAACCGCCGTACCTTCTTCTCCCTGTCAGAACGGGAGATCGGGCGCCGACGGCGCACGGGGTGTGATATCGCGGTTCTGGTGCTGGATATCGACCATTTCAAGAAGATTAACGATACCTATGGGCACAGTGCCGGCGACCGTGTGCTGGCCCAGTTCGCGGATCAGATCGGTCAGACCATCCGTGTGCAGGATGTCTTTGCCCGGTTGGGCGGAGAGGAGTTCGGCCTGATCCTGCCTGATGCCAGCCTGAACCAAGCCGTCGAAACGGGTGAGCGTTTACGACGCATCGTGGAGCAAACGCCCATCCACACCGATGCCGGCCCCATCAAAATTACGGTCAGCATGGGAGCCGCCATGGTCAAGCCGGGCGAGGGCAGCGTGGAGCCGGCCCTGCAACGTGCTGATCAGGCGCTCTATCGCGCCAAACATTGCGGACGCAACAGGGTGGTAGCGGCGTGA
- the ybaK gene encoding Cys-tRNA(Pro) deacylase yields the protein MATRSHDEEHRPMSAKATPAVNTLKSAGVAHRLLEYDYDPDADAIGMAAAAALGVDPAMLFKTLVSDVEGVGLVCAVIPSPARLDLKALASAVGGKRAALADPKAAERVSGYVIGGISPLGMRKRLPTLIDASAGTLTEVIMNGGRRGLQIAAAPADIVRVLGAKLAPITVNK from the coding sequence ATGGCGACCCGGTCCCATGATGAAGAACACCGTCCCATGTCCGCCAAGGCCACCCCCGCCGTCAACACCCTGAAATCCGCCGGCGTCGCCCACCGGCTGCTGGAATATGATTATGACCCGGATGCCGATGCCATCGGCATGGCCGCCGCTGCGGCCCTTGGCGTTGATCCGGCCATGCTGTTCAAGACACTGGTGTCGGACGTGGAGGGGGTGGGGCTGGTCTGTGCCGTTATCCCATCGCCTGCCCGGTTGGACCTGAAGGCGTTGGCCAGTGCGGTGGGGGGTAAACGGGCGGCCCTGGCCGATCCAAAGGCGGCGGAACGGGTGTCCGGTTACGTGATCGGCGGGATCAGCCCGCTGGGCATGCGCAAGCGTCTGCCGACCTTGATCGATGCAAGTGCAGGAACCCTGACCGAGGTGATCATGAATGGCGGACGGCGGGGATTGCAGATCGCAGCGGCACCGGCGGATATTGTCCGGGTGCTGGGGGCGAAACTGGCACCTATTACCGTAAACAAATAA
- a CDS encoding response regulator codes for MQAADNPHIFLVDDHRDIRETLTRFLEKHGMRVTASEDAAVARRRLRACAADLIVLDVMMPGEDGLSLFRHIRETMDTPVIFLTAIGEPTDRIVGLEMGADDYVTKPFEPRELLARIRAVLRRSHSLPVTGARKKADESRLSFDGWMLDLNRRELTGADGVVVSLSTAEFSLLEAFVRHPNMVLTREQLLDLTKGREADVFDRSIDNQVSRLRRKIEPDPRNPTLIKTVWGGGYCLATEVRAA; via the coding sequence ATGCAGGCCGCTGACAATCCCCATATCTTCCTGGTTGATGACCATCGCGACATTCGGGAGACGCTGACCCGCTTCCTGGAGAAACATGGGATGCGGGTGACCGCGTCAGAGGATGCGGCGGTGGCCCGGCGGCGACTGCGCGCCTGTGCCGCCGACCTGATCGTGCTGGATGTCATGATGCCGGGGGAGGATGGGCTCAGCCTGTTCCGCCATATCCGGGAGACGATGGACACACCCGTCATCTTCTTGACCGCCATAGGGGAACCGACGGACCGCATCGTCGGGCTCGAAATGGGTGCCGATGATTATGTGACCAAGCCGTTTGAGCCGCGCGAACTGCTGGCCCGCATCCGCGCCGTTCTGCGCCGCAGCCACTCATTACCCGTGACCGGTGCGCGGAAAAAGGCTGATGAAAGCCGACTTTCGTTTGATGGCTGGATGCTGGACCTGAACCGTCGCGAACTGACCGGGGCTGATGGTGTCGTCGTTTCGCTATCGACGGCAGAGTTTTCGCTGCTGGAGGCATTTGTGCGCCATCCCAACATGGTGCTTACCCGCGAACAGTTGCTGGATCTGACCAAGGGGCGGGAGGCCGATGTCTTCGACCGTTCCATCGACAATCAGGTTAGCCGCCTTCGCCGCAAGATCGAACCCGATCCCCGCAATCCCACCCTGATCAAGACGGTCTGGGGGGGTGGTTACTGCCTGGCGACGGAGGTTCGGGCGGCATGA